A DNA window from Aneurinibacillus sp. REN35 contains the following coding sequences:
- a CDS encoding efflux RND transporter periplasmic adaptor subunit: MKKEKRTKAVACLLLGALTLAGCSTSAKEAASPEVPIPVRVAQAHEGALGGKIYTGTVLPDQKVNIVPKIPGKVAEMPVEVGTRVKKGDVLFRLEDKDLRNAVVKAEAAVSAAQAGVHTAETARESGVIQATGGAVQSKSGMLQAKSSMLQAQGAITQAKSALEQAANGVEDAENSFGKAKQALEDAKVNRDRMKQLFTQGAASKAQLEQVETGLVNAQAAYRSAEIDRANAKDKLTAAQKSLDTAQKSYSNAANSYENASGGYANAQKQVGVSQSTSVIEASRQSLKQAEVGANIARDALGDATVVSPIDGIIGAKNAEVGEMVSAQMPVLVVANLDSVTVLTYLPADQINNIEQGSQVQVKATAFDHVVTGTVKNISPLDEKGKGYPVQVSVPNPELKLKSGMLAEVRILAPDSRRGIVIPASAVVKDNGKTFVYTLEGDKAKRVEVKEVAEKGSEALIASGLAKNARVISNNVALLSNNATVEVKQ, encoded by the coding sequence ATGAAAAAAGAAAAACGTACAAAGGCTGTTGCGTGTCTATTGCTAGGAGCACTTACGCTCGCAGGGTGCAGTACAAGTGCGAAGGAGGCTGCAAGCCCTGAGGTTCCGATTCCGGTTCGAGTAGCACAGGCACATGAAGGAGCGCTTGGCGGAAAGATCTATACGGGAACGGTACTTCCGGATCAGAAGGTTAATATTGTACCGAAAATCCCAGGCAAAGTGGCAGAGATGCCAGTCGAGGTCGGTACACGGGTCAAAAAGGGAGACGTATTATTCCGTCTAGAAGATAAAGATTTACGCAACGCAGTAGTAAAAGCAGAAGCAGCCGTGTCAGCGGCGCAAGCAGGTGTGCATACAGCAGAGACGGCCCGCGAATCCGGTGTCATTCAGGCTACAGGAGGAGCTGTGCAATCGAAGAGCGGCATGCTCCAGGCCAAAAGCAGCATGCTGCAGGCACAAGGCGCTATCACTCAAGCGAAAAGTGCGTTAGAGCAGGCAGCGAATGGTGTAGAGGATGCGGAAAACTCATTTGGCAAAGCCAAGCAAGCGCTCGAAGATGCTAAGGTAAACCGTGATCGTATGAAGCAGTTGTTTACACAAGGAGCTGCTTCAAAAGCGCAACTAGAGCAGGTTGAGACAGGCTTGGTCAATGCGCAGGCAGCTTACCGCAGCGCGGAGATCGATCGTGCGAACGCAAAGGATAAGCTTACCGCAGCGCAAAAATCATTAGATACGGCACAAAAAAGCTATAGTAATGCAGCAAACAGTTATGAGAATGCGAGTGGTGGCTATGCGAACGCACAAAAGCAAGTAGGGGTCTCGCAGAGCACATCTGTCATTGAGGCAAGCCGCCAATCTTTGAAGCAGGCGGAAGTGGGAGCAAACATTGCGCGTGATGCACTAGGAGATGCAACCGTTGTATCGCCAATTGACGGCATTATCGGTGCTAAAAATGCGGAAGTCGGGGAAATGGTATCGGCTCAGATGCCTGTATTGGTTGTTGCCAATCTTGATAGTGTAACGGTCTTGACGTATTTGCCTGCTGATCAGATTAACAATATAGAGCAGGGAAGTCAGGTACAAGTAAAAGCAACAGCATTTGATCATGTGGTAACTGGAACGGTGAAGAACATAAGCCCGCTTGATGAGAAGGGAAAAGGCTATCCGGTACAAGTAAGCGTACCAAATCCAGAATTGAAGCTGAAATCCGGTATGTTGGCGGAAGTTCGCATCTTAGCGCCCGATTCCCGTCGAGGCATCGTCATTCCGGCTTCTGCTGTTGTAAAAGACAATGGGAAAACCTTCGTATATACGCTTGAAGGTGACAAGGCTAAGCGGGTAGAAGTAAAGGAAGTCGCAGAGAAAGGATCGGAAGCGCTGATTGCGTCCGGACTTGCAAAGAATGCACGCGTCATCTCAAACAATGTGGCATTATTATCTAATAACGCCACAGTAGAAGTAAAACAATAG
- a CDS encoding glycine betaine ABC transporter substrate-binding protein — MKKITLAAAALSVLLLFTGCSTGGKEIIVGTQTFTETKILGYMYEYLIEDRSDTNVKVKTDLLSSPFIINAMKENELQMGTLYTGEIFNGWFPVEQTKDPQKALEQAKDGFNKYHGITWMDTLGFENTYAFTVRRDIAEKYKLKKISDLKNVAKDMKLGVDTSWLERKNDGYKAFSKTYGLSFKQLFPMEINLVYTAVQSKDVDIVLAYSSDPRIKEFDLVTLEDDKKFFPPYFASPLVLNETIKEHPEIEPALKPLFGKIDLDTIRTLNAKVDLEKQDPKEVAKEYLEAQGLIKQR, encoded by the coding sequence ATGAAGAAAATAACACTGGCAGCAGCGGCGCTCTCCGTGCTGCTTCTCTTTACAGGCTGCAGTACGGGGGGCAAGGAGATTATCGTCGGAACGCAGACATTTACCGAGACGAAGATTCTTGGTTATATGTACGAATACTTGATTGAAGACAGAAGTGATACAAACGTGAAGGTGAAGACGGATCTGCTATCTTCTCCATTCATTATTAATGCGATGAAGGAAAATGAATTACAGATGGGGACACTGTATACAGGAGAGATTTTTAACGGATGGTTTCCTGTTGAACAGACTAAGGACCCGCAGAAGGCATTGGAACAAGCCAAAGATGGGTTTAATAAATATCATGGAATCACATGGATGGACACTCTTGGCTTTGAGAATACATACGCTTTTACGGTACGGAGAGATATTGCGGAGAAATATAAGCTCAAGAAAATCTCTGACCTTAAAAATGTAGCTAAGGATATGAAGTTAGGGGTAGATACTTCATGGCTTGAGCGCAAAAATGATGGCTATAAAGCTTTCAGTAAAACATATGGACTCTCATTTAAACAGTTATTTCCAATGGAGATTAACCTTGTATATACAGCAGTACAAAGCAAAGACGTAGATATTGTTCTAGCTTATTCATCTGATCCAAGAATTAAAGAATTCGATCTTGTTACACTAGAAGACGATAAAAAATTCTTTCCGCCCTATTTTGCTTCACCGCTCGTTTTGAATGAAACGATAAAAGAGCACCCAGAAATCGAGCCGGCATTGAAGCCATTGTTTGGAAAAATCGATCTGGATACGATCAGAACCTTAAATGCGAAGGTTGATCTTGAGAAACAGGACCCTAAAGAGGTAGCAAAGGAATACTTAGAAGCACAAGGTCTTATAAAGCAGAGGTGA
- the hutP gene encoding hut operon transcriptional regulator HutP — MSLRIEHRIGRLAMQLALLEEDDAGAFPLVQVETSGYQFCKGRVGSMDAHKVVAAIETAAKKEQIIDGSFYRETHALYHAIIEAMQGVTRGQVQLGTVLRTVGLNFAIVRGRPYDNEREGEWIAVALYGTIGAPVRGLEHETLGLGINHI, encoded by the coding sequence GTGTCATTACGTATCGAACACCGTATCGGCAGGCTGGCTATGCAGCTGGCACTGCTTGAAGAAGACGACGCGGGCGCCTTTCCATTAGTGCAGGTGGAGACATCAGGGTATCAGTTCTGCAAGGGAAGGGTAGGCTCGATGGATGCACATAAAGTTGTGGCTGCCATCGAAACCGCTGCAAAGAAAGAACAAATCATCGACGGATCGTTCTATCGGGAGACACATGCGCTCTACCATGCCATTATTGAGGCGATGCAGGGAGTTACGCGCGGACAGGTGCAGCTTGGCACTGTTCTCCGTACCGTTGGCCTGAACTTTGCTATTGTACGCGGAAGGCCGTACGATAACGAACGTGAAGGCGAGTGGATTGCTGTAGCACTGTATGGTACGATTGGCGCGCCGGTACGAGGTCTAGAACACGAGACGTTGGGACTTGGCATTAACCATATTTAA
- a CDS encoding amino acid ABC transporter ATP-binding protein, translating into MVIEFRQVDKYYGNFHVLQNIHLTISEGEVVVIIGPSGSGKSTLLRCINHLEKISSGELIVDKMNVHDRKTNLNVLRQEIGMVFQHFNLYPHMSVLENITLAPMKVRKISRTEAEKTARLYLEKVGLAHKADAYPSALSGGQQQRVAIARGLAMQPKIMLFDEPTSALDPEMIGEVLEVMKSLAKEGMTMVVVTHEMGFAKEVADRVVFMDHGQVVEVSEPNEFFANPKEERARVFLSRLLNH; encoded by the coding sequence ATAGTGATTGAGTTTCGCCAAGTAGATAAATACTATGGCAATTTCCATGTCCTGCAGAATATTCACCTTACCATTTCCGAAGGGGAAGTTGTCGTGATCATAGGCCCTTCGGGTTCAGGTAAGTCCACGCTATTGCGCTGCATCAATCACCTTGAGAAAATATCGAGCGGTGAATTGATTGTTGACAAGATGAATGTTCATGACCGCAAGACGAATCTGAACGTTCTTAGGCAGGAGATTGGCATGGTGTTTCAGCATTTTAACCTGTATCCTCATATGAGCGTGTTAGAGAACATCACGCTAGCACCGATGAAAGTACGCAAGATATCCCGTACAGAAGCTGAAAAAACAGCACGTCTTTACTTAGAGAAAGTCGGACTGGCGCATAAAGCGGATGCGTATCCAAGTGCTTTGTCTGGTGGACAGCAGCAGCGGGTGGCGATTGCCCGTGGCTTAGCTATGCAGCCTAAAATTATGCTGTTCGATGAACCAACGTCTGCTCTTGATCCAGAGATGATCGGAGAGGTGTTGGAAGTTATGAAGAGCTTGGCAAAGGAAGGGATGACGATGGTCGTCGTAACCCATGAGATGGGATTTGCCAAGGAAGTAGCTGACCGTGTGGTATTTATGGATCACGGGCAGGTTGTAGAAGTGAGCGAGCCGAATGAATTCTTCGCTAATCCGAAGGAGGAGAGGGCGCGCGTCTTCTTAAGCCGTCTGCTGAACCATTAA
- a CDS encoding transporter substrate-binding domain-containing protein: MKKKVSVLSLVLMLVMAVVLAACGGGGKQEQSKPADGASSGGSAEKSAVAAAKERGKLVVGVKYDTNLFGKKDTTDGQVKGFDIDIAKAIAKKVMGDETKIELKEVTSKTRIPMLQNGDIDAIIATMTITEERKKQVDFSEVYFEAGQSLLVPNDSAITGVKDLNGKTVIAVKGSTSAKNIREHAPEAKVAEYENYAEAFTALKSKKGDALTTDNSILLGMQKEDANYKLVGGLFTDEPYGIAIKKGDAEMLKAVNDTLSELKSSGEYDKLYEKWFGEKPSKK, from the coding sequence ATGAAAAAGAAAGTATCTGTCTTAAGTCTGGTGCTTATGCTCGTGATGGCAGTTGTGCTTGCGGCATGCGGCGGTGGCGGAAAACAAGAACAGAGCAAACCTGCTGACGGTGCTTCGTCCGGTGGAAGTGCTGAGAAGAGTGCAGTAGCTGCAGCGAAGGAACGCGGCAAACTGGTTGTAGGTGTAAAATATGACACTAACCTGTTTGGGAAAAAGGATACAACGGATGGTCAGGTAAAAGGCTTTGATATCGATATCGCCAAGGCTATTGCTAAAAAAGTAATGGGCGATGAAACAAAAATCGAGCTGAAAGAAGTAACATCCAAAACACGTATTCCTATGCTGCAAAATGGTGACATCGATGCGATTATCGCAACCATGACCATTACAGAAGAGCGTAAAAAGCAAGTTGACTTCTCTGAAGTATATTTTGAAGCCGGTCAATCTCTGCTCGTGCCGAACGATTCTGCAATTACAGGCGTCAAAGATCTGAACGGTAAAACGGTTATTGCAGTAAAAGGTTCTACCTCCGCAAAGAACATTCGTGAACATGCTCCAGAGGCAAAAGTAGCCGAGTATGAAAACTATGCAGAAGCTTTCACGGCGCTGAAATCCAAAAAAGGTGATGCGCTGACAACAGATAACTCCATTCTGCTTGGTATGCAGAAGGAAGATGCAAATTACAAGCTGGTAGGTGGTCTCTTCACAGATGAGCCATACGGTATCGCGATTAAGAAGGGCGATGCAGAAATGCTGAAAGCGGTTAACGACACGCTCTCTGAGTTGAAATCTTCTGGTGAGTACGACAAGCTCTACGAAAAATGGTTTGGCGAGAAGCCAAGCAAAAAATAG
- a CDS encoding ABC transporter ATP-binding protein, with translation MIKLENVQKKYSDGYVALKEVNLECKSGEITVFIGPSGCGKTTTMKLINRLINPTSGKVYVNGQDVSGFDPVELRRGIGYVIQNVGLFPHMTIAENVAVVPKLLKWDKERIDKRVDELLHMVGLDPEVYRGRYPSELSGGQQQRIGVIRALAAEPSVILMDEPFSALDPISREQLQDELIGLQKDIKKTIIFVTHDMDEALKIADKIVLMKDGAVVQQGTPEEILRHPANDFVKNFIGAHRLKQIQDIPTAEEVMIRKPVTAYPTRGLAASIKIMESRKVDSLLVVNEENKLQGYITIYDVIHQFEDESKRIGDILQPVPHTVGPDTLLTTVIELVDAYKLAYVPVVSEDGTLLGIVTRGSLVGHMSDIYPSNGIGV, from the coding sequence ATGATAAAACTAGAAAATGTGCAAAAAAAATACTCGGATGGCTATGTAGCTCTTAAAGAAGTGAATTTGGAATGTAAGAGCGGGGAGATTACGGTCTTTATCGGGCCGAGCGGCTGTGGAAAAACAACCACAATGAAACTGATTAACCGCCTGATTAATCCTACCAGCGGAAAAGTATATGTGAATGGTCAAGATGTTTCTGGTTTCGATCCTGTTGAACTGCGAAGAGGGATTGGGTACGTAATTCAAAACGTCGGTCTCTTTCCTCATATGACGATTGCAGAAAACGTGGCTGTGGTTCCCAAATTGCTTAAATGGGACAAAGAACGAATCGATAAACGGGTCGATGAATTATTACATATGGTTGGATTAGATCCTGAAGTATACCGAGGCAGATATCCATCGGAGCTCAGTGGGGGGCAACAGCAGAGAATTGGGGTCATTAGAGCTTTAGCGGCAGAACCTTCTGTCATTCTTATGGACGAACCGTTCAGTGCGCTTGATCCGATCAGCCGCGAACAATTGCAGGATGAACTTATCGGGCTGCAAAAAGATATTAAAAAGACGATTATCTTTGTCACGCATGATATGGACGAGGCATTAAAGATTGCCGATAAGATTGTCCTTATGAAAGATGGTGCCGTCGTTCAGCAGGGTACTCCAGAAGAAATTCTGCGACATCCGGCTAATGATTTTGTTAAAAACTTCATTGGGGCTCATCGACTCAAGCAGATTCAAGACATTCCAACCGCTGAGGAAGTCATGATTAGGAAGCCAGTTACCGCGTATCCAACACGTGGATTGGCTGCATCGATCAAAATTATGGAAAGCAGAAAAGTTGATTCATTACTTGTTGTGAATGAAGAGAATAAATTGCAGGGCTATATTACGATATATGATGTAATTCATCAGTTTGAAGATGAGAGCAAGAGGATTGGAGATATTCTGCAGCCTGTACCTCATACAGTAGGTCCGGATACGCTGTTGACAACAGTTATTGAGCTTGTTGATGCATATAAGCTTGCGTATGTACCGGTTGTAAGCGAGGATGGCACGCTGCTTGGCATCGTAACAAGGGGAAGTCTGGTGGGTCATATGTCAGATATCTATCCATCTAACGGAATTGGGGTGTAG
- a CDS encoding ABC transporter permease, translating into MEKYVLIFAQRWQDLYQALIEHIILSVGAVILGCIVAIPLGIFLAKTSVAWIRSLIFTIANIFQTIPSLALLAILIPLLGIGTTPAIIALFLYSLMPILQNTYSGFQAIEPDIIEAAKAVGYSSRQRLFKIELPLAIRYIMSGIRLTTVYVISWATLATLIGAGGLGELIVGGLSVYDKPLIFASAFLAMALALLVDFVLSAFEKRITKRAL; encoded by the coding sequence ATGGAGAAATATGTGCTTATTTTCGCTCAGCGCTGGCAGGATCTTTATCAAGCGTTGATCGAACATATTATTCTTTCTGTAGGCGCAGTCATCCTGGGATGTATTGTTGCCATTCCCTTAGGAATATTTTTGGCCAAAACTTCCGTTGCATGGATTCGCTCCCTTATTTTTACGATTGCGAATATCTTTCAGACCATTCCGAGTTTAGCGCTACTGGCAATTCTGATTCCACTGCTAGGTATCGGTACGACACCGGCGATTATTGCACTGTTCTTGTATTCACTCATGCCGATTTTGCAGAATACGTATTCGGGATTCCAGGCCATCGAGCCGGATATTATTGAAGCAGCCAAAGCGGTGGGATATAGCTCTAGACAGCGGCTGTTCAAAATTGAGCTGCCTTTAGCTATTCGCTATATTATGTCAGGCATTCGATTGACAACAGTATACGTTATTAGCTGGGCTACGCTGGCCACGCTAATTGGAGCTGGAGGCCTTGGAGAACTGATTGTAGGCGGGCTGTCCGTATATGATAAGCCGTTAATCTTTGCTTCGGCATTCTTAGCTATGGCGCTTGCACTCTTGGTTGACTTTGTACTCTCTGCCTTTGAGAAGAGAATAACAAAACGAGCGCTCTAG
- a CDS encoding ABC transporter permease, protein MSENIYSDIARYLGNNWDTLLLLMLQHIGMVLSGIILALIVGIPLGILAARNERAATIILALANIIQVFPSLALLALLMIFFGIGFTSVVIGLFLYSLLPIIRNTYVGLLEVDKSTTEAGIGVGMTASQLLLKVQLPLSLSFILAGIRIAAVIAIGVATLAPFIGGEGLGKEIYSGINLRDPIKIYTSAILAALLAIIADLLLGKAQKKARIE, encoded by the coding sequence ATGAGCGAAAATATATATAGCGATATAGCACGGTATCTTGGGAACAACTGGGATACGCTGCTGCTCTTAATGTTGCAGCACATTGGAATGGTTCTCTCCGGTATCATTTTAGCTCTTATCGTTGGGATTCCATTGGGTATTCTTGCCGCAAGAAATGAGCGAGCAGCTACGATAATTTTAGCGCTGGCGAATATTATTCAAGTATTTCCAAGCCTTGCATTGCTTGCGCTTCTGATGATTTTCTTCGGCATTGGTTTTACCTCTGTAGTCATTGGGCTCTTTTTGTACTCTCTTCTGCCAATTATCCGGAATACGTATGTCGGGCTTCTAGAGGTCGATAAAAGTACAACAGAGGCAGGAATTGGCGTAGGGATGACAGCTTCTCAATTACTGTTGAAGGTTCAACTTCCACTCTCCCTATCGTTCATTCTCGCAGGGATTCGTATTGCGGCTGTTATTGCGATTGGCGTGGCAACACTTGCTCCATTTATCGGAGGAGAGGGGCTTGGTAAAGAAATTTATTCAGGCATTAATTTACGGGATCCGATAAAAATTTATACGAGTGCCATTCTTGCGGCGCTTCTTGCCATCATTGCGGATTTGTTGCTCGGTAAAGCTCAGAAGAAGGCTCGCATTGAGTAG
- a CDS encoding amino acid ABC transporter permease, with the protein MLDIWSEYNSEYISGLITTLQISIIALIMSLALGTVIAILCISPFRILVIIGRSYIEFIRNTPLLIQIFFFYFGLPSVGIQMSPFVAGTLGLTVYTAAFISEAIRAGINSIPRGQMEAARASGLSYIQAMRYVVLPQAFKIVIPPLGNQFINLVKNSSLLGVIAGMDLMYHADIVATNTFITFETYVLVACFYLTITVPLSILVNWLERRLKVKHA; encoded by the coding sequence ATGCTTGACATCTGGTCGGAATACAATAGCGAATATATCAGCGGTTTGATTACGACGCTGCAAATCAGTATTATTGCTCTTATTATGAGTCTTGCCTTAGGCACAGTCATCGCTATTCTCTGCATTTCTCCGTTTCGGATTCTCGTTATTATCGGACGTTCGTACATTGAATTCATCCGAAATACACCATTATTGATCCAGATTTTCTTCTTTTACTTCGGTCTTCCTTCAGTAGGCATACAGATGAGTCCTTTTGTAGCTGGAACGCTTGGTCTTACGGTCTATACGGCTGCCTTCATCTCAGAAGCAATCCGGGCGGGAATCAACTCCATTCCCCGCGGGCAGATGGAAGCAGCCCGTGCATCCGGACTGAGCTACATTCAAGCGATGCGCTATGTTGTTCTGCCGCAGGCCTTCAAAATTGTTATTCCACCGCTTGGCAATCAGTTCATTAACCTTGTTAAAAACTCGTCTCTCCTCGGTGTGATTGCGGGTATGGATCTGATGTATCATGCAGATATCGTAGCGACAAATACGTTTATTACATTTGAGACCTATGTTTTGGTCGCGTGTTTCTATTTAACAATCACGGTACCGCTATCCATTCTGGTGAATTGGCTGGAGCGCCGCTTGAAGGTCAAACATGCATAA
- the hutH gene encoding histidine ammonia-lyase, giving the protein MIKLNGYSLTLSQVQSVVYEYEPVEASTESMQRVEASRRAVEKIVAENKVAYGINTGFGKLSDVLIDQKDVEKLQLNLIRSHACGVGEPFAEPVSRAMLLLRANALLKGYSGVRREVIESLLALVNRRIHPVIPQQGSLGASGDLAPLSHLALALVGEGEVFYKGQIVPALHALRAEGIRPLTLTAKEGLALINGTQAMTAMGVVTYLEAEQLAYQAELIAAVTMEGLRGITDAFAEEIHIARGYPEQVAVAERMRVYLSDSELTTRQGQLRVQDAYSLRCIPQVHGASFQALGYVKEKLEIEMNAATDNPLIFDDGEKVISGGNFHGQPIALAMDFLKIAVAELANISERRIERMVNPQLSGLPAFLSPQPGLQSGAMILQYCAASLVSENKTLAHPASVDSIPSSANQEDHVSMGTIAARHAYQIVQNVRNVLSIELICALQSADYQGVDKMGSKTKQFHAMARKVTAPLTEDRVFAKDIAAVTEFLKHTPVPAVTGKPLFKEVG; this is encoded by the coding sequence ATGATCAAATTAAATGGCTATTCATTAACGCTGTCGCAGGTGCAAAGCGTAGTATACGAATATGAACCGGTGGAAGCTTCCACAGAGAGCATGCAGCGAGTAGAAGCGAGTCGGCGGGCGGTAGAAAAAATCGTAGCTGAGAACAAAGTCGCCTACGGTATTAACACCGGCTTCGGCAAGCTGAGTGATGTTCTTATTGATCAAAAAGATGTGGAGAAGCTTCAACTTAATTTGATTCGCAGTCATGCATGCGGGGTCGGTGAACCGTTTGCAGAGCCGGTATCGCGTGCTATGCTCCTGCTACGTGCTAATGCGCTGCTCAAAGGCTATTCTGGCGTGCGCCGCGAAGTTATAGAGAGTCTCTTGGCTCTTGTAAACCGACGCATTCATCCGGTTATTCCCCAGCAGGGATCACTTGGTGCCAGTGGAGATTTGGCTCCGCTTTCCCACCTTGCGCTTGCATTGGTCGGGGAAGGTGAAGTGTTCTATAAGGGACAGATTGTTCCCGCCCTGCATGCGCTGCGGGCAGAAGGCATTCGGCCGCTAACGCTGACAGCCAAGGAAGGTCTTGCGCTGATTAACGGCACACAGGCGATGACGGCCATGGGAGTTGTCACATATTTAGAAGCAGAGCAGCTCGCCTATCAGGCAGAATTGATTGCAGCGGTAACAATGGAAGGTCTGCGCGGCATTACGGATGCCTTCGCTGAAGAAATCCACATTGCGCGCGGTTACCCAGAACAGGTGGCAGTGGCGGAGCGCATGCGGGTGTATTTATCGGATAGTGAACTTACGACAAGACAGGGTCAACTGCGTGTACAGGATGCCTACTCGCTGCGCTGCATCCCGCAGGTGCATGGTGCTTCCTTTCAGGCGCTTGGCTATGTAAAAGAAAAGCTGGAGATTGAGATGAATGCAGCAACAGATAACCCGCTGATTTTTGATGATGGAGAGAAGGTCATCTCTGGTGGAAACTTCCACGGTCAGCCAATTGCGCTTGCCATGGACTTTCTAAAAATTGCTGTTGCAGAACTCGCAAATATCTCAGAGCGGAGAATTGAGCGTATGGTAAATCCGCAGTTGAGCGGGTTGCCTGCTTTCTTGAGTCCACAGCCTGGGCTGCAGTCTGGCGCAATGATTCTGCAATACTGTGCCGCTTCCCTTGTTTCCGAGAACAAAACGCTCGCCCATCCAGCCAGCGTAGATTCCATTCCCTCCTCAGCCAATCAGGAAGACCATGTAAGCATGGGTACGATTGCAGCACGACATGCTTATCAGATCGTACAGAATGTGAGAAATGTGCTCTCTATTGAATTAATCTGCGCGCTGCAATCAGCAGACTATCAAGGAGTTGATAAGATGGGTTCTAAAACAAAGCAATTTCATGCAATGGCACGCAAGGTGACAGCGCCGCTGACGGAAGATAGGGTATTTGCAAAAGATATTGCCGCAGTAACAGAGTTTTTGAAGCATACACCTGTGCCAGCAGTAACCGGAAAGCCGTTGTTTAAGGAAGTTGGATAA
- a CDS encoding queuosine precursor transporter, translating to MYNFYFGMLFVLVNFLLFLICYRFFGKFGLYAWVGVATVLANIQVVKTIEMFGLVMTLGNTMYGTIYLVSDLLNEKYGERDAKKAVWFGFFTLVMTTIIMQMALLFQPHAEDIAQKSMDTLFGLMPRLALGSLAAYFISQFLDVKIYTFLKKKFPKPNQLWIRNNGSTIISQLVDSLVFCTIAFAGVHSADVWLDIFITTYLIKFVISILSTPALYAARSFKVD from the coding sequence ATGTACAATTTTTATTTTGGCATGTTGTTTGTTCTCGTGAATTTTTTGCTGTTTCTTATTTGTTATCGGTTCTTTGGCAAGTTCGGTCTCTATGCTTGGGTTGGTGTCGCTACTGTACTCGCGAACATCCAGGTAGTTAAAACAATTGAGATGTTTGGTCTGGTCATGACGCTCGGGAATACGATGTATGGTACCATCTATCTGGTAAGCGACCTGCTGAACGAAAAATACGGGGAGAGGGACGCGAAGAAGGCAGTCTGGTTCGGCTTCTTTACCTTAGTTATGACGACCATCATCATGCAGATGGCGCTGCTGTTTCAGCCGCATGCAGAAGATATCGCACAGAAGTCGATGGATACGCTGTTCGGTCTGATGCCTCGCCTGGCGCTCGGAAGTCTGGCGGCCTACTTCATCAGTCAGTTCCTCGATGTGAAGATCTATACGTTCTTAAAAAAGAAATTCCCCAAGCCTAATCAGTTATGGATACGCAACAACGGCAGCACCATCATAAGTCAGTTGGTCGACTCGCTTGTCTTCTGTACGATCGCTTTTGCCGGTGTACACTCCGCTGATGTATGGCTCGACATTTTTATTACAACGTACCTCATTAAATTCGTTATTTCTATTCTTTCTACGCCGGCACTCTATGCAGCCCGTAGCTTTAAGGTTGATTGA
- a CDS encoding amino acid ABC transporter permease: protein MDFVGAYSWPNIRYLLEGFLVTLEVAALSIVFSFVIAIVFAIIRYTKIPVLSQLVFLWVEMIRNLPLLLIIFFVYFALRDVGIKLEVFTAAVVALTIFESAMITEIIRSGLMSVDKGQIEAARASGLTYVQTLRYIIMPQALRRMVPPIVSQFISLLKDTSLAIIISLAELMHNGQVIYNTSTNYIIPILLLIAMMYFVVNFGLSLIARRLEHTK from the coding sequence ATGGATTTTGTCGGCGCGTACAGTTGGCCGAATATAAGATATTTGTTAGAAGGGTTTCTTGTGACGCTTGAAGTAGCGGCGTTATCAATTGTTTTTTCTTTTGTGATTGCGATTGTGTTTGCGATTATCAGGTATACAAAAATTCCGGTGTTGTCACAGTTGGTATTTTTGTGGGTAGAGATGATACGGAATCTTCCTCTGCTGTTAATTATTTTCTTTGTCTATTTCGCGCTGCGCGATGTGGGCATTAAACTTGAAGTATTCACAGCAGCAGTTGTTGCTTTGACGATTTTTGAATCGGCGATGATTACAGAGATCATCCGCAGCGGTCTAATGTCAGTGGATAAGGGACAGATTGAAGCAGCGCGTGCCTCGGGATTAACCTATGTGCAGACGCTGCGGTATATTATTATGCCGCAGGCGCTGCGCCGTATGGTACCGCCCATTGTCAGCCAGTTTATTTCCCTGTTGAAGGATACGTCTTTAGCGATTATTATTTCGCTTGCTGAGCTGATGCATAACGGTCAGGTGATTTACAATACGAGCACGAATTATATTATTCCGATTCTGCTGCTGATTGCGATGATGTACTTCGTTGTAAACTTTGGTCTTTCCTTGATTGCACGACGATTGGAGCATACGAAATAA